The Desulfovibrio sp. G11 region CAGGTGCCCCACCAGATCGGCAAATTCCAGGCGGCCATGGCCGGTGACCTCAAAGATCGGATAGTTGAGCCTGGCTGCCAGTTGTTTGATGCAGCTTGTTTTGCCGCAGCCTGTGGGGCCGAATACATAAAGCGGTTCCTGCAGTCCCTGTGGGTTGAGAAACCAGACCACTATGTCGCGGCTGGCTCCGTGGAATATGTACTCGAGGTCAATGGCCGGAGCGTAGGCCGAGGTGGCAGCGTAGCCCCTGACAGTAGTGCCGGATGGTTTACCGCTGAACACCTGACCGGCGTCGAGGTCGGTGGGCTGAAGAGAATCAAGTTCTGAAATATTCGTGCCTTTCATTATTGCCTCCCAAAACAGAAAGGCGCACCCTCATGGGTACGCCTTCCTGTAAATTTATTATAATGACTGTTAGTTATGTTTTGAAATATGCCTTAAAAGCTCTGCGGGGGTTGTTATTTGCAGTTCTGGAAATATATGCCGCAGTTCTAATAAGTGCTTATCCCCAGACACTAGAAAAGCGGCATTGGCTGCTTTTGCTAAATGAATGAAGACTGCATCGTCCCTGTCACGAAGCTCTGAAACTTCTTCAAGAGGAATTTCAAGTGGGAACGTCTCAGCCCAGGGCAGAAATTCAGCGAGCAAACTCTCAATTTCTTGGGGTTCTAGCTTGAACTTTGGGTAACTTAGCACCCTGATCAATTCGGTGACAGTTTCACGGCAAACTACAGGAATGATCCCTTTAGCCTGCCATATATGGCGGAGTTCAGCTATTCTTCCCTTTGAGAAGATAAGCGCGGAAACAAGGCAGTTTGTGTCTAAAACTACACGAGGAGCCATAGTTATGCTCTACGCCCCCACTGTACAGCATCCGCTACATCCTGCTCACTGATGCCAAGATTCGCTAGCTTGTTACGTACGGCATCAACTGGCCGTACCTGCATGGGCGTGAGGACTATACGACCATTTTCCAGCGACACATCAAAATATTCAGGTTGGTCAATCTGCTGCACAATGGCCTTTGGAAGCGTGAGCTGATTCTTAGAAGTAAGTTTGGCAAGCATCGCGCCCTCCATTTTTTATTATAATAAGGAATCCGTGATTAAAGGATACGTCTTGGAAGTTATTTGTCAAGCCACGTGGTGCTCAACTTGCTCTCCTCGCATTATCGCGTTCTGTGAGTTTGTTGCTCCATGTTCAATTTATGGCTGAAATACTCAGTTTTTCATAAGGCGCACCCATGCGCTCACAGCGGGCCAGCAAGGCATCCACGTCAATGTCACCCAAGCCTTCAAAGCGGAAGATGGCAGCCAGTTCTTCATGTAGGGCCTCGAGATTAAGCGTGCTGCGTCCTGCTGCCACTGACATGCGAAAGCGATACTTCCCCACATCTACCCAATCCCGTGTGCCAGATTGCCGATGAACCAGCTTAAGCACCGTCTCCATTTCTTTGATTTCGTTATCCAAAGCCGTGCGCTGCTCCTTGAGGGCCGCCAGCTTTTCAAGTGCCGGTTCCCATTGCGGCATATGCACGCCCTGTGGGAACTTGGGGCAGTCGCCGTTGTATTCGCAGTACGAACAGATTGGGTAAAAACCTTGGGCGCAGGTTACCTGTGAAAGGGACAAATTCCCGGCACGGTGGGCCGTGAGGTCGCCCCAGAGTTGGACCGCATGGTCAAGGGCCGTATCCAGCATGGCCTGATTGAAACCATAAGGGCCGAACGCCTTTACCTCCTTCATAGAAAGGCAGAGCAGCCAGGCTTCCATATTCAGTTTCTCAGCTTGCTGGGGCAACTGAAGGCCAAGCCGGGCATGGCAAAGCTGAGGGAAGGTCATTTTGTCATGCAGAAGCGTGCCGTCCTCAGCGCGAAAACTGAAAACGGGCTTGTCCCAGGCTTGAGCCAGCAGACCTATTTGCCCGTGTAGTTGCAGCAGGTGAGAATCGTGCGGCGAAGCAGGCAGCTTGTCTGTGCTTTTCACTTCCAGAATTCGTATGGCGTTGACGGGAGCACCCCAGACCAGCACAAAATCCAGATGGGCCTTGATGGGCACCCCTTGATGCTGCCAGTTGATCTCAAGCTGAGGCAGAACATGCAGGCCCAGCGATGCCAGAGCTTGCCCAACCCCGGATTCAAACCAGTGCCCGCGCTGCAATGTAAGCAGGCGCTCCAGGCTATTCGGTGTTGGCATCACCTTACGGGCAAGTGCTGCTCGTGGGCATTCCCAATGCTGGCCGATGTCGCTCATGCCCACATACGTGGACCGGTCGCCCAGATGAGCGGCGGTGTTTTGTGTGGAAACGGCCTGCAGCCCCTGACGAATTAATGCCCGCAAACCTTCCGTACGGTCTGTCACTTCCATGATCCTGTCTCCATAAAAGCGAAAGGGCCGCCATCAGGCAGCCCTCTCACTCAGTATTTTGATTTTTGTTATGCAGCATCAACATACTTCCACCACAATTTTCTCTGGGGGTTCCAGCGGAAGCCTGCGCCTGTGAGTATTTCCTTTTTGGCCTGCGTGTTGCCGCTGGCAATGATGCAGGGCCGCCCGTCCTGAGCCGTCACCTGTTGATAAGTAATGCCCTCCAGCGGAGGAAGATTTTCAAGTGCTGCTGACGAGCGATTTGAGGTGGCTGGAGAATTATTCGCGACATTAGTGCTACGCGAAGCCGCTTTTCGTGCCTCAGGGGCGGTTACGGGCAATTTCGGGCGTGAGCCCGATTTTCGGCCAGTTCTTGCCCCTTCACCATCATCATCTTCCGTAACCATGCCCAGCATGGCGGTTAGAGCGTACCTCCTCGCGTAGGTCATGGCCGATCCCATGCCCTGCGGGTCGGCCTTGGGCAAAGGCACCACTGCCAGTGAGCTTTGCCACTGCCCAGACTCCGCATGCGTCAGCTTGGTAACCAAGCCCAAAGAGTTGGACTGCTCCACTGGCACAGGGTACTGACACAGCCAGATGCCGTTTTCGATGAGCGCATCACGACAGGCATCCATGACGCTATTGAGGCTGGCGTACCAGCTTTTGGTGAAGGGATTTTCAGCGTCCTTGGTAATTGGTTGTATGGTTCGCTGCACGTTAAGAAGGGCCTTGGCCAGTTCGGTGATGTTTTCTGATTGATAAGTAGCCATGATATTTCTCCAGAAATAGTAAATCCCTGTCCAGCATGACGCTGGGCAGGGATTTCTTGGTTGTTTTAAAGAGTAGTTTCTGTCTTCTTACTGAACTAATATATCGTTAAAAATTATTGAGATACAATTTTTTTGATAACGTACGGTATTTTTGCACATTTAAAAATAGAAGTCGTCCGCCAAGTTGGCTATGCATTGGTGAACCACCATCAAAGCATTCCATCAAGGAAGGCTACAGATGGAAGCTATCACTACCCTTTGGCGTGCGGCATCCTTGGGCAGTTCCAGACAATACGACGGTGAAAATATAAAAACCATACGATATCAGCATATTGTCGCTCATTGTCTACCTGAGTAGCAATGCCATTGATGCTATTTCATATTTTGGGGGGAGGAATTACTCCCCCCTAATCAGCCTAACCATCTTTTCCAGCGACAATTTCCATCAACTTTCCATAGCTGTCCACGACAGAATACTGCACATGCTCAGGGTTAATTTTGCGGTTCACTTCCGCAAAAAACTTCTGGGCACACTCGATTTTTGTTTTCTCAATAGCGCGCAGCTCCATACTGGACATGGAACCTTTGGTCTCGGCCACGAAGTATATATGTTTGACGGAACCTTCTTTGAAGGAAATGGCCCAATCGGGGTTATAGTCACCCACAGGTGTAGGAATTAGAAAACCTCGCGGAAGCTTTGCGTACACAACCACTTCGGCACTGGTGTCCAGCTCTTTGACAAATTCCCTTTCGACCTTGGAATCTGTGATTGCGTAGTCATAAATGTGGTTCTTGAGCTTTTCCCCAGCCTTGCTGAAGTCCTGCTTACTTTGACCCGCCGTAAAAATGTCCATGTCATAGCTTTCGGCAAGGCTGTCATAGCTTAGTCGCTCAATAATTATAGTGGCTTTTTGTTCGTTGATAAGCCGTGAAGCCTCGGCAATAAAATGCTCTGGGTTTTGCTTGAACTGGTCAAAAACATCTGGCCTGACACCGCGCAAAATTTCCGTGATGGTTTTTCGTGTCAGGTGCGTATTTTCAGCAATTTTCCCGATTAAATCATAGCTCACAGCGGAGTAAACCGACATAGCGTGGGCTTCTGTTGTTGAGCTGATCAACGTGAAGGCGTCACCATTTTTGAGCTTATCATCGGTAAGTTGGTCACCTTGCACCCCACTTTGGATAGTGTATTGCAAAGGTGTTACGTGTAATTCCTTATTCAGTGTGCTGATACTGTTCTGAACAAGTTCTACGGAATCAAACTCAACACGATAAACGGCCCTTCTATTGATACGATTCCAAAGAGCCTTAAACTCTTTTTTCTCAAAGTTGGAATTCAGTGGGTTTGATTTAGCACGGCGCTCATTATCAAAGGTTGGCAATCCAGACTCGCTAAACACGCTATCAATCAGGCCAAAAATTTGCGCCGCGTGAGGTGCAAGTTCTGTCGGTAAAGGAGCCATGGTGCCGTTCGCCTTCGCCTCGTGGTAGGCGGTGGCAACGTGATCTGCGTCATCGGTGTAGTCATTTTTGAGCAGATACTTGTAAATTTGCTTGGCCATAGCCGGGGTAATCTCCACGGGGCCGTTTTCCGTTGCTATGATCTTGCCAGTGAAGTACGCCTCGTCGGCCTTTCGTGGTCTTTCGGAGAGCGACTCACTGATTTCCTGCTGCAAGTTGCTCACAAAGTCCTTGTAGCTCTCGCTGGCAATGACAGTCAGCACATTTACGTCATGGACAGTTGCAGGGTTATCCATGCGATCTCCGTGCAGATTGACACTGATGCGCAAGCCTCTACCCACTTCCTGGCGACGGGTGGTGGTATTATCGCTGTGCTTGAGCATACACAGCACAAACACATTGGGATTATCCCAACCTTCACGCAGGGCTGAGTGAGAAAAAATGAAACGAGTCGCTTCATTCAGAGAAAGAAGTCGTTCTTTATCCTTCAAAATAAGGTCATAGGCACTTATATCATCAGATATTTTATCTTCATTGTTTCTGATGGGAATATTGGGGTTGGTAAGTTTTTTGTTTTTATCAATAGAAAAATAGCCATTATGGGTTTTTGTTACGTTGATATTCTCTAGATATTTAGCATAGTCTTCAGATCCACCTAAATTGTCTAGGTATTCCTGCTTAAGAAGAGCATACTCTTCTTCAAAAATTCTGGCGTATTCGCCTTTTTCATCTGGCTGACTGTAATCACGATACTTGGCTACCTCGTCAATAAAGAAGAGTGAAAGCACTTTGACGCCCTGCGTGAAGAGAGCCTGCTCTTTATCCAAATGGGCCTTGATGGCTTCCCTGATCTGGATACGCCGCATGGTCATTTCGGTGATGTCGCCTGTGGCGTCACCAGCCGTTAAAACCTGGCCATTGGTGAACTCTACAGTGTCGGTGGTGGCGTCGATTTGGGCAATTACAAAGCCCTTGTACTGATCCAGCTCGTTGGATTCTGCAAACAGATCGCGGCCTCGTTCCAAACGCTTGACGATGCGTTTTATGCCGCCGCCTTGACGTACTTCCATTTCAATGCGGGCCACAGGAGCCTTCTTGGAAGTTTCAATGGATTCCAGATACAGATAGGCATTGGTGCCAGCCAGCCCCTTGACCGCAATGCCGCGCACGGCAATTTTTTTCACAAGCTTCAGGTTATATGCGTCCAGCGCATCCAGCCGATGAATCTTGTTGTGCGTGATGCTGTGGGTTGCGGAGTAACGTAACACAAAGAGTGGCTTGAACTTGGCTAGCCCCTTCAAGGTTTTTGCACCTTGTATCTTCTGTGGTTCATCTAAAATGAGAATTGGACGGTTGGCAGATATTACATCGATAGGCACACGCGACTGAAAACTATCCTGTTCTTTGAAAATAACGCGAGCCGCCGCATCTCCTTTTTTTCCTTCAACGCTCTTATCTTCGTCTAATGAGGCGTTAAATGCCTGCTGGTTGATAACCATGACGCTAATGCCAGAGTCGGAAGAAAAGCTTTCTAATTTGTCTAATTCTTTTGAGCTATATGCAAAATAGCGGATTTTCTTGTTGTAAATTTCGGCAAAATGCTCAGCCGTGATTGCGAGTGATTTCATCACACCTTCGCGAATGGCAATACTGGGAACAACAATGATAAATTTGCTCCACCCATAAAGCTTGTGCAGTTCAAAAATTGTTTTGATGTAGCAATATGTTTTGCCTGTGCCTGTTTCCATCTCAATATCAAGATGTAGTGAGCAGATATTTTTAACATCTTTTTTGTAGGTAACGGGTACAGGCACTAAGCATTTTTTACGTTCATCTTTTACATAAAAATCATCAAGTCCTTTTGATATGGGTAAATTCTGTCGGCGTTGCACAGCCTGAATGTTGGCCAAAATCTGCGCATCGCTTAAATGACACGGGGCATTCCTGAAGCCAAGAGATTCAAAAAGGGTATCAACATACTGGCCAGGCGCTATTTGTTGTCCCCGACCTGGGTCAACGCGGTACGTCACACCGGCGCTGTTCACCTGCCCGGCAAAACAATCAATGACAGATTCAACAGCTGTGGTCTGGTAGGGCTGAACCTTGAACTTCAGTTTCATGACTTGTTCCTGTCCCGACTTGGAATATTTTGCTGAACTCGCCTTTCGGCTTCGACAAAATGCTGTTCTACGGCTGTGGGCAACTGCGCTCTGGCAGTACAAAACTTTTCGTATTCTACACGAGCTTTGTGCATAGCTGCTTCATGGCTGATTTGCCCAGCATGTGCCAAAACTTCCCGCCCTGTCATGGTCAGGAATTGATGCAAGCGGTCCATCCAGTCGCGCATGGTCATGGGGATCCGGTTCAAAGCTTGTATTTCCGCCACTTCAAGATAGGCGGTAACAATGCGGTTGAGAATATTTAGCTCTTCTTCCGTCAGGTAGTTCTTGGCTATTTCCACATCACGCAGGAGTAATGTGTTGCCCGAATAGTTGGTTACCCCCATGTTGGGTTTTGTGGCATCCACCCTCGCGTATATTAGCTCGGCAGCGGTGTGACCGTGCGCGGCCCAGTGCATTTTATTCTGCACCTGCTTGA contains the following coding sequences:
- a CDS encoding putative toxin-antitoxin system toxin component, PIN family, which encodes MAPRVVLDTNCLVSALIFSKGRIAELRHIWQAKGIIPVVCRETVTELIRVLSYPKFKLEPQEIESLLAEFLPWAETFPLEIPLEEVSELRDRDDAVFIHLAKAANAAFLVSGDKHLLELRHIFPELQITTPAELLRHISKHN
- a CDS encoding AbrB/MazE/SpoVT family DNA-binding domain-containing protein, which translates into the protein MLAKLTSKNQLTLPKAIVQQIDQPEYFDVSLENGRIVLTPMQVRPVDAVRNKLANLGISEQDVADAVQWGRRA
- a CDS encoding ERF family protein, with protein sequence MATYQSENITELAKALLNVQRTIQPITKDAENPFTKSWYASLNSVMDACRDALIENGIWLCQYPVPVEQSNSLGLVTKLTHAESGQWQSSLAVVPLPKADPQGMGSAMTYARRYALTAMLGMVTEDDDGEGARTGRKSGSRPKLPVTAPEARKAASRSTNVANNSPATSNRSSAALENLPPLEGITYQQVTAQDGRPCIIASGNTQAKKEILTGAGFRWNPQRKLWWKYVDAA
- a CDS encoding type III restriction-modification system endonuclease, with protein sequence MKLKFKVQPYQTTAVESVIDCFAGQVNSAGVTYRVDPGRGQQIAPGQYVDTLFESLGFRNAPCHLSDAQILANIQAVQRRQNLPISKGLDDFYVKDERKKCLVPVPVTYKKDVKNICSLHLDIEMETGTGKTYCYIKTIFELHKLYGWSKFIIVVPSIAIREGVMKSLAITAEHFAEIYNKKIRYFAYSSKELDKLESFSSDSGISVMVINQQAFNASLDEDKSVEGKKGDAAARVIFKEQDSFQSRVPIDVISANRPILILDEPQKIQGAKTLKGLAKFKPLFVLRYSATHSITHNKIHRLDALDAYNLKLVKKIAVRGIAVKGLAGTNAYLYLESIETSKKAPVARIEMEVRQGGGIKRIVKRLERGRDLFAESNELDQYKGFVIAQIDATTDTVEFTNGQVLTAGDATGDITEMTMRRIQIREAIKAHLDKEQALFTQGVKVLSLFFIDEVAKYRDYSQPDEKGEYARIFEEEYALLKQEYLDNLGGSEDYAKYLENINVTKTHNGYFSIDKNKKLTNPNIPIRNNEDKISDDISAYDLILKDKERLLSLNEATRFIFSHSALREGWDNPNVFVLCMLKHSDNTTTRRQEVGRGLRISVNLHGDRMDNPATVHDVNVLTVIASESYKDFVSNLQQEISESLSERPRKADEAYFTGKIIATENGPVEITPAMAKQIYKYLLKNDYTDDADHVATAYHEAKANGTMAPLPTELAPHAAQIFGLIDSVFSESGLPTFDNERRAKSNPLNSNFEKKEFKALWNRINRRAVYRVEFDSVELVQNSISTLNKELHVTPLQYTIQSGVQGDQLTDDKLKNGDAFTLISSTTEAHAMSVYSAVSYDLIGKIAENTHLTRKTITEILRGVRPDVFDQFKQNPEHFIAEASRLINEQKATIIIERLSYDSLAESYDMDIFTAGQSKQDFSKAGEKLKNHIYDYAITDSKVEREFVKELDTSAEVVVYAKLPRGFLIPTPVGDYNPDWAISFKEGSVKHIYFVAETKGSMSSMELRAIEKTKIECAQKFFAEVNRKINPEHVQYSVVDSYGKLMEIVAGKDG